The proteins below come from a single Podarcis muralis chromosome 8, rPodMur119.hap1.1, whole genome shotgun sequence genomic window:
- the CFAP184 gene encoding cilia- and flagella-associated protein 184: MEETENMEAAGGDAAAEAPLPPPEPPEAPPEPAEAPPGEAEGPGEAPASGPEEPSPADRAEAEPGAEEPGAEEAGAAAEAEAAGEGEPQEPVSEEAPGPEEASEAAGAEQQGAGSVEGGLEKEEEEKEGGEGEEEAEEGAPPDGAPVLEIQEAVEPREAPSVSVALPSEVSFAAGELLEPPPLQTGVDLGRRISLSLRDLELRRHSGLSLEVGSSAASSSEAEEEAAVAVETEEQREQRLAEEQLRRQELAEQYRQLLLERARLQHYNAKLQSKLSELLNKAKSKERVRQELEQHISDKEQRYSRYLAMLEELRTQQADEAAWFQKQIDDARLSCSQKLAKVESAWKAHQALKMEVAVYTVGRRLGSKQAAIDRVGQIQAREQSKEREMTEVRLENIKLKHRIQKLDASLKAMEELAEGLHLIDFEQLKIENQTYNEKIEERNEELMKLRKKITNTVQILTQVKEKLQFVEAENHGQRSQLMAVEALVAQRREILTKTKQARDKLRMDNQRLYQKCGLLGNTLLLRDFEDKVTAAEMLNERLEVLKRHHAAISLTCKGVKKKIRGVTSFLPL; encoded by the exons ATGGAGGAGACGGAGAACATGGAGGCGGCGGGCGGGGACGCGGCTGCCGAAGCCCCGCTCCCCCCGCCCGAGCCCCCGGAGGCGCCCCCTGAACCCGCGGAGGCGCCCCCGGGGGAGGCCGAGGGCCCGGGGGAAGCGCCCGCCTCGGGCCCCGAGGAGCCTTCGCCGGCGGACAGGGCCGAGGCCGAGCCGGGGGCTGAGGAGCCGGGCGCGGAGGaggcgggggcggcggcggaggctgaGGCGGCGGGCGAAGGAGAGCCGCAGGAGCCGGTCTCCGAAGAGGCCCCCGGCCCGGAGGAAGCGAGCGAGGCCGCGGGGGCGGAGCAGCAGGGCGCGGGCTCCGTGGAAGGCgggctggagaaggaggaggaggagaaggagggcggcgagggggaggaggaggcggaggaagggGCCCCGCCTGACGGCGCCCCCGTCCTGGAGATCCAGGAGGCCGTGGAGCCGCGCGAGGCGCCCTCCGTGTCGGTGGCGCTGCCCAGCGAGGTCTCCTTCGCGGCGGGAGAGCTGCTGGAGCCGCCTCCGCTGCAGACGGGCGTGGACCTGGGGCGCCGCATCAGCCTGAGCCTGCGGGACCTGGAGCTGCGGCGCCACAGCGGGCTGTCGCTGGAGGTGGGCAGCAGCGCCGCCAGCTCCTCGGAggccgaggaggaggcggcggtggcCGTGGAGACGGAGGAGCAGCGCGAGCAGCGCCTGGCCGAGGAGCAGCTCCGGCGGCAGGAGCTGGCCGAGCAGTACCGGCAGCTGCTGCTGGAGCGGGCGCGCCTGCAGCACTACAACGCCAAGCTGCAGAGCAAGCTGAGCGAGCTGCTGAACAAAGCCAAGAGCAAGGAGCGCGTccggcaggagctggaacagcaCATCTCCGACAAGGAGCAGCGCTACAGCCGCTACCTGGCCATGCTGGAGGAGCTGCGCACCCAGCAGGCCGACGAGGCCGCCTGGTTCCAGAAGCAGATCGACGACGCCCGCCTctcctgcagccagaagctgGCCAAGGTCGAGAGCGCCTGGAAGGCCCACCAGGCCCTCAAGATGGAGGTGGCCGTGTACACCGTGGGGCGCCGGCTGGGGAGCAAGCAAGCCGCTATCGACAGAGTGGGCCAGATCCAGGCCAGGGAGCAGAGCAAGGAAAGGGAGATGACCGAG GTTCGACTGGAAAATATAAAGCTGAAACACAGAATCCAAAAGCTTGATGCAAGTTTAAAAGCCATGGAAGAGTTAGCAGAAGGTCTGCACTTAATAGATTTTGAGCAACTGAAAATAGAGAACCAAACCTACAATGAAAAGATTGAAGAGCGCAATGAGGAGCTTATGAAGCTCCGGAAAAAGATAACCAACACAGTGCAAATTCTTACTCAAGTGAAGGAAAAACTGCAGTTTGTGGAAGCAGAGAATCATGGCCAAAGGTCTCAACTAATGGCAGTTGAGGCTTTAGTGGCCCAAAGGAGAGAGATTCTAACAAAGACTAAACAGGCTAGGGACAAATTGCGAATGGACAATCAGAGGCTTTACCAGAAGTGCGGCTTACTTGGGAATACACTGCTGTTAAGGGACTTTGAAGATAAGGTAACTGCTGCTGAAATGCTGAATGAAAGGCTGGAGGTACTGAAACGCCATCATGCTGCGATCTCCCTTACTTGCAAAGGGGTAAAGAAGAAAATCAGAGGGGTGACATCTTTTCTACCGCTCTAA
- the TADA2B gene encoding transcriptional adapter 2-beta, translated as MAELGKKYCVYCLAEVSSLRFRCTECADIELCPECFSAGAEIGPHRRWHGYQLVDGGRFTLWGAEAEGGWSSREEQLLLDAIEQFGFGNWEDMAAHVGASRTPQEVMEHYVSMYIHGNLGKACIPDVIPNRVTDHTCPTGGPLSPSLTMPLPPLDISVAEQQQLGYMPLRDDYEIEYDQDAETLISGLSVNYDDDDVEIELKRAHVDMYVRKLKERQRRKNIARDYNLVPAFLGKDRRDKEKPSKRKITKEEKELRLKLRSLYQFMSCKEFDDFFENLHKEKVLRTKIRELQRYRRNGITKMEESAEYEAARHKREKRKENKNIGTSKRGKEDGKEGEFAAIENLPGFELLSDREKVLCSSINLSPARYVTVKTIIIKDHLQKRQGIPSKSRLPSYLDKVLKKRILNFLTESGWISRDAS; from the exons ATGGCGGAGCTGGGCAAGAAGTACTGCGTGTATTGCCTGGCCGAAGTGAGCTCCCTGCGCTTCCGCTGCACCGAGTGCGCCGACATCGAGCTGTGCCCGGAGTGCTTCTCGGCGGGCGCGGAGATCGGGCCTCACCGGCGCTGGCACGGCTACCAGCTGGTGGACGGCGGGCGCTTCACGCTCTGGGGCGCCGAGGCCGAGGGCGGCTGGAGCAGCCGCGAAGAGCAGCTCCTGCTGGACGCCATCGAGCAGTTCGGCTTCGGCAACTGG GAAGATATGGCTGCTCATGTTGGAGCATCACGAACGCCTCAGGAAGTGATGGAACACTATGTAAGCATGTATATACATGGTAACCTTGGGAAGGCCTGCATCCCTGATGTTATTCCCAACAGAGTGACTGATCACACCTGCCCAACTGGTGGCCCACTTTCACCTAGCCTGACCATGCCTCTGCCACCTCTAGATATATCTGTGGCtgaacagcagcagctgggaTATATGCCACTTCGAGACGATTATGAGATTGAATATGACCAAGATGCAGAGACTCTAATCAGTGGCCTTTCAGtaaactatgatgatgatgatgttgaaatAGAATTAAAAAGAGCTCATGTGGACATGTATGTAAGAAAACTGAAGGAGAGACAGAGACGAAAGAACATTGCCCGTGACTACAACTTGGTCCCTGCTTTCTTAGGCAAAGACAGAAGAGATAAAGAAAAACCTTCAAAACGCAAAatcacaaaagaagaaaaagagctgCGGTTAAAATTAAGGTCTCTCTATCAGTTTATGTCTTGCAAGGAGTTTGATGATTTCTTTGAAAACTTACACAAAGAGAAAGTACTTCGAACCAAGATTAGGGAACTACAACGATATCGGCGGAATGGTATAACAAAAATGGAAGAATCTGCAGAATATGAAGCAGCTAGACACAAacgagagaaaaggaaggaaaataaaaatattggtacttcaaagagggggaaagaagatgGGAAAGAGGGGGAATTTGCAGCAATTGAAAACTTACCTGGCTTTGAACTGTTATCTGACCGAGAGAAAGTGCTTTGTAGCTCTATTAATCTGAGTCCAGCACGTTACGTGACTGTTAAAACTATTATCATTAAAGATCATCTCCAAAAAAGGCAGGGCATTCCATCAAAAAGTCGCCTTCCTAGTTACCTGGATAAGGTACTAAAGAAAAGGATTTTGAACTTCTTAACTGAAAGTGGTTGGATATCCAGGGATGCCTCTTGA